A part of Phoenix dactylifera cultivar Barhee BC4 chromosome 2, palm_55x_up_171113_PBpolish2nd_filt_p, whole genome shotgun sequence genomic DNA contains:
- the LOC103714169 gene encoding probable trehalase yields MVRPTTPKHASNAEVSTSMLLLLLLLFFPSFAMPVSAAPCSEPVKPTAPLVSFLQRLQSAAFATLGPDGFDPKLYVDIPLKTDLAATEEAFARLPRPGGVIPVSDLERFLGDYFGKAGSDLVHAEPADFVAEPEGFLPKVENPKVRAWALEVHSLWKNLSRRVSDEVRERPEQHTLLPLPWPVVVPGSRFREVYYWDSYWIIRGLLASKMYDTAKSIVNNLISLIEIYGYVLNGARTHYSNRSQPPLLSSMVFEIYMRTGDLAFVKKSLPSLLKEHSFWNSAIHKVIIQDLQGCKHSVSHYYAMWNKPRPESATIDEESASNLTTASQKENFYRQVASTAESGWDFSSRWMSNSSDLTTLATTSIIPVDLNAFIYKMELDIAFFAKLIGDNSTSEKFLAASKARQAAIKSIFWNSEMEQWLDYWLISKSNCEEVYQWEAHYQNRNIFASNFIPLWIETYNTDLCKDGTMVEKVLKSLQSSGLLHVAGIATSLSNTGQQWDFPNGWAPLQHMIVEGLTKSGSKEAKSVAEDIAIRWIRTNYAAYMKTGAMHEKYDVEACGKIGGGGEYKPQTGFGWSNGVVLAFLEEFGWPRDREIECQ; encoded by the exons ATGGTGCGTCCCACAACGCCAAAGCACGCCTCCAATGCTGAAGTCTCGACTTCCATGCTCCTCTTGCTCCTCCTCCTGTTCTTCCCCTCGTTCGCGATGCCGGTCTCCGCTGCCCCTTGCAGCGAGCCCGTGAAGCCCACCGCCCCGCTCGTCTCCTTCCTCCAGCGCCTCCAGTCCGCCGCTTTCGCGACCCTCGGCCCCGACGGCTTCGACCCCAAGCTCTACGTCGACATCCCCCTCAAGACCGACCTCGCCGCCACCGAAGAGGCCTTCGCGAGGCTCCCGCGGCCGGGAGGTGTGATCCCGGTCTCGGATTTGGAGAGGTTTCTAGGAGACTATTTTGGGAAGGCCGGGTCGGATTTGGTGCATGCGGAACCAGCGGATTTCGTGGCGGAGCCGGAGGGGTTCTTGCCGAAGGTGGAGAACCCGAAGGTGCGGGCCTGGGCACTGGAGGTGCACTCTCTGTGGAAGAATTTGAGCAGAAGGGTGTCGGATGAGGTGAGGGAGAGGCCGGAGCAGCACACGTTGCTGCCGTTGCCCTGGCCGGTGGTGGTGCCGGGCTCCCGATTTAGAGAGGTTTATTactgggattcctactggaTTATAAG GGGCTTACTAGCAAGCAAAATGTATGATACTGCAAAGTCCATAGTGAATAATCTAATTTCGCTCATTGAAATTTATGGCTATGTGCTGAATGGTGCAAGGACACACTATAGTAATCGAAG CCAACCTCCACTTCTTAGTTCAATGGTATTTGAAATATACATGAGAACTGGTGATTTGGCATTTGTGAAGAAATCACTCCCTTCATTGCTGAAAGAGCATAGCTTTTGGAATTCAG CTATACACAAAGTAATCATTCAAGATCTCCAAGGATGCAAACACTCTGTTAGTCACTATTATGCAATGTGGAACAAACCCAGGCCAGAAAGTGCAACAATT GATGAGGAATCAGCTTCTAATCTTACAACTGCTTctcagaaagaaaatttttaccGCCAAGTTGCTTCAACAGCTGAATCTGGATGGGACTTCAGTTCTCGCTGGATGAG TAATTCATCTGACCTCACAACATTAGCAACAACATCAATCATACCTGTGGACCTGAACGCATTCATATACAAG ATGGAACTTGACATTGCCTTCTTTGCGAAGCTCATTGGGGATAATTCAACCTCAGAGAAATTCTTGGCAGCTTCAAAAGCACGACAGGCAGCAATAAAGTCCATTTTCTGGAACTCAGAAATGGAACAATGGCTTGACTACTGGCTTATCAGTAAGAGCAACTGTGAG GAAGTTTACCAGTGGGAAGCTCACTATCAGAACCGTAATATTTTTGCATCCAACTTCATTCCTTTGTGGATTGAGACATACAACACAG ATTTATGTAAAGATGGGACAATGgtagagaaagtgctgaaaagCCTCCAAAGCTCGGGTCTACTTCATGTTGCTGGTATTGCAACTTCATTGTCAAATACTGGGCAACAATG GGATTTTCCAAATGGTTGGGCGCCCTTACAACATATGATTGTGGAAGGATTGACAAAGTCTGGTTCAAAAGAAGCAAAGTCTGTGGCCGAGGATATTGCTATAAGGTGGATCAGAACAAATTATGCTGCTTATATGAAAACTGGTGCAATGCATGAAAAATATGATGTAGAAGCCTGTGGAAAGATTGGAGGTGGCGGCGAGTACAAACCTCAG ACTGGTTTTGGTTGGTCAAATGGTGTGGTGCTGGCGTTTTTGGAAGAGTTTGGGTGGCCTCGTGACAGGGAAATAGAGTGCCAGTAA